Genomic DNA from Calditerrivibrio sp.:
ATGCATCCATAATCAAAAGGGTATTATACCCTTTTTCAACTTTTCTGTAGAAAAAGAAAACAAACACAGCAGATAAAAGTGATAAAAAAATATAATTATAGTCCCTGAAAATAAAAGGGGGTATTCTACCCACAAGTACATCCCTTATCGTTCCCCCACCAACTGCTGTAACCAAACTCAATACAAATATGCCATACAGATCCATCTTTTTTCTTACACCTGCAAGGGCACCACTGATGGCAAAAGCTACTGTCCCAACAAGATCTAAGATATAAAGTAAGTTATTCATAACTTTTCTAAAGTGATACGCCTGTCAAAACTTGACGTCAGTTTCTCATCGTGGGTAACCATTATAAGCGTCACACCTTCCTCTTTTAGTTTATGAAATATCTTCATGATCTCCAATGTATTTGCACCATCCAAATTACCCGTAGGCTCATCTGCCAAGAGTATTTCCGGCTCATTCATTAAAGCTCTTGCTATAGCAACCCTCTGTTGTTCTCCACCTGAGAGCTCTGCCGGATGATGATGATATCTATCTTTTAACCCAACTTTATCAAGAAGAAACTCAGCATGCCTTAGGGCTTTTGCAATCGGAACCCCAGATATCATAGAAGGCATGGCAACATTTTCTATAGCATTAAAATCATTCAATAAATAATGAAACTGAAACACAAACCCCACTTTTTTGTTACGATAGCTATCCAAATCATAACCTTTTTCAAAAATATTATCACCCTTAAAAACAACTGTACCACTATCTGGTCTATCAAGGCCACCTATGATGTGCATTAGAGTTGATTTCCCTGAGCCTGATGGACCAGTGATCACTATCGATTCCCCCTTTTCCACACTTAATGAAAAACCAGAAAGTACATTTATGATGTTATTCAATTTTCTATAAGTTTTTGATAAATAATTTATCTCTAACAATGCCATTATTCATTCCTCAAAGCTTCTATTGGATCCATCTTAGCCCCTTGTTTTGAAGGGTAAAGGGAAGATAGATAGGTAATCATCAAAGCAGCTACCGTTACTAAAGCAAATACCTCTGGCACTATCTCAACGGGTATCTTATCCATAAAATAGACATCCTTAGGTATAGAGAT
This window encodes:
- a CDS encoding ABC transporter ATP-binding protein, translated to MALLEINYLSKTYRKLNNIINVLSGFSLSVEKGESIVITGPSGSGKSTLMHIIGGLDRPDSGTVVFKGDNIFEKGYDLDSYRNKKVGFVFQFHYLLNDFNAIENVAMPSMISGVPIAKALRHAEFLLDKVGLKDRYHHHPAELSGGEQQRVAIARALMNEPEILLADEPTGNLDGANTLEIMKIFHKLKEEGVTLIMVTHDEKLTSSFDRRITLEKL